One window of the Periophthalmus magnuspinnatus isolate fPerMag1 chromosome 17, fPerMag1.2.pri, whole genome shotgun sequence genome contains the following:
- the LOC117385065 gene encoding profilin-2-like — MSWQSYVDNLMADGSCQDGAIVGYTDAKYVWASHSGGTFCNITSQEIDSLISKDRTSIFTHGLILGSKKCSVLRDNLQDDGEWTMDIRTKSQGGEPTYNISVGKAGKVLVLVMGKEGVHGGGLNKKAFSMAKYLRDSGF; from the exons ATGTCTTGGCAAAGCTACGTGGATAATCTGATGGCCGATGGTTCCTGTCAGGATGGCGCCATTGTTGGATATACGGACGCCAAATATGTTTGGGCATCACATTCTGGTGGTACTTTCTGTAATATCACG TCCCAAGAAATCGACTCTCTTATTAGCAAGGACAGGACCTCAATCTTCACACATGGACTGATCCTAGGCTCAAAGAAGTGTTCAGTTCTTCGAGACAACCTGCAGGATGATGGAGAATGGACAATGGACATCAGGACGAAAAGCCAAGGAGGAGAACCTACCTACAATATCTCTGTAGGAAAAGCAGGCAAAG TTTTGGTTCTTGTTATGGGAAAAGAAGGAGTCCATGGAGGCGGATTGAATAAGAAGGCCTTCTCGATGGCAAAATACTTGAGGGATTCaggcttttaa
- the LOC117385060 gene encoding TSC22 domain family protein 2-like isoform X2, translated as MSKMPAKKKSCFQITSVTQAQVAAIGAADDTESLDDPDESRTEDVSSEIYDMSRAEYEPASDRSPSEEPQNNVEVEALAHIPQASQLSNKVSNQSGQQQAGLSAGPPIASQQQAGLVSLNTSQTVSSPAPAASGSTVSCTSRFRVIKLDHGTGEPFRRGRWTCTEFYDKEPEGSVGKSGDSIRHASTTLDSTGERDSGLGHTVGSAADTTVSSARIISVETLPTQSVQHTGFSVRQQSLSGTQSAFSNSKPTGVQPLQTSTGGLPAPQAVLPVGQNGLPQTSVHLHKSPVMPPSYPAQQQLPMGHLLTGQPAALGQSQSEYYQPPGQGVLSAGQGASSVMTGATAGVSVPSQIGDVGGPLPTGPLLAQSVGNVPGSLLVSGSTLQTQYIAAGQPPLHGASPSSIQNVPANAVSSSVPSTMPTAVPSASSAAMPNVTSSVLPPAPFKTAVVQGIPAAGLGQVEVMSGRKSEGPHVPGKETVKPLMTDALQLSTPTVNSLFGIHIPVDGDEDSASGTNVVAIDNKIEQAMDLVKSHLMYAVREEVEVLKEQIKELFERNSVLERENAVLKSLANTEQLSQLSAQTSSTPPQPALLAPNPPLQTPLDPSQQLQPNVTSA; from the exons ATGTCGAAAATGCCGGCCAAGAAAAAGAGCTGTTTTCAGATCACGAGTGTCACCCAGGCCCAGGTGGCGGCCATAGGAGccgcagacgacacagagagcCTGGACGATCCGGACGAGTCGAGAACTGAGGACGTGTCTTCAGAAATCTACGACATGTCACGAGCGGAGTATGAGCCCGCCAGTGATAGAAGTCCATCTGAAGAACCCCAAAATAATGTGGAGGTAGAGGCACTAGCACACATACCTCAAGCGAGTCAGCTGTCAAACAAAGTGTCCAATCAAAGTGGCCAGCAGCAGGCAGGGCTTTCAGCTGGGCCACCCATTGCCTCTCAGCAACAGGCGGGCTTGGTGTCTCTGAACACATCACAAACCGTGTCCAGCCCGGCTCCTGCTGCCTCGGGCTCCACGGTGAGCTGCACATCACGCTTCAGAGTCATAAAACTTGACCATGGTACTGGGGAACCGTTTCGAAGAGGCAGGTGGACTTGCACAGAGTTTTATGACAAAGAGCCTGAGGGCTCAGTGGGAAAGTCTGGAGATAGCATACGACATGCCAGTACCACACTGGACTCCACTGGAGAGCGAGACAGTGGACTGGGACATACAGTTGGCTCAGCAGCAGACACAACGGTGTCTTCAGCCCGtatcatatctgtggagacatTACCCACACAATCAGTCCAGCACACAGGCTTCAGCGTCCGTCAGCAGAGCCTTAGTGGCACACAGAGTGCCTTCTCCAACAGCAAACCAACTGGTGTTCAGCCACTGCAGACCAGCACCGGAGGCCTCCCTGCACCTCAGGCTGTGCTCCCTGTGGGACAGAACGGGCTGCCTCAGACCAGTGTTCACTTACACAAGTCACCTGTCATGCCCCCTTCTTACCCTGCACAGCAGCAGCTTCCTATGGGCCACCTCCTGACAGGTCAGCCTGCAGCTCTGGGACAGAGCCAGTCAGAGTACTATCAGCCCCCAGGCCAGGGTGTCCTTTCTGCTGGACAAGGGGCTTCCTCAGTGATGACTGGAGCCACTGCTGGAGTTTCTGTGCCCAGTCAGATTGGGGATGTTGGGGGTCCTCTACCTACAGGACCACTTCTTGCACAGTCAGTGGGAAATGTTCCTGGTTCGTTATTGGTTAGTGGGTCTACTTTACAGACTCAGTACATTGCAGCGGGCCAGCCTCCACTGCATGGTGCATCACCATCCAGCATACAGAATGTGCCTGCCAATGCAGTGAGCTCCAGTGTGCCCAGCACCATGCCCACTGCTGTGCCGAGTGCCTCCAGTGCAGCCATGCCAAATGTGACCAGCTCTGTGTTGCCCCCCGCTCCGTTTAAGACTGCAGTGGTACAGGGGATCCCAGCTGCTGGCCTGGGACAAGTGGAGGTTATGAGCGGAAGAAAATCTGAGGGGCCTCATGTGCCTGGGAAGGAGACAGTGAAGCCTCTTATGACTGACGCCCTACAACTCTCCACACCCACTGTCAACAGCCTGTTTGGGATCCACATACCTGTGGATGGGGATGAGGACAG TGCCTCGGGAACCAATGTTGTTGCCATTGACAATAAAATTGAACAGGCAATG GACCTAGTGAAAAGCCATCTGATGTATGCAGTGCGTGAAGAGGTGGAGGTCTTAAAGGAACAGATCAAGGAGCTGTTTGAGAGGAACTCTGTTCTAGAGCGGGAGAACGCAGTGTTGAAGTCCTTGGCCAACACTGAGCAGCTGTCACAACTGTCTGCACAGACCAGCTCCACGCCTCCTCAGCCTGCGCTCCTTGCTCCCAACCCCCCTCTCCAGACTCCGCTTGACCCCAGCCAACAACTGCAACCCAATGTCACCTCAGCTTGA
- the LOC117385060 gene encoding TSC22 domain family protein 2-like isoform X1 codes for MSKMPAKKKSCFQITSVTQAQVAAIGAADDTESLDDPDESRTEDVSSEIYDMSRAEYEPASDRSPSEEPQNNVEVEALAHIPQASQLSNKVSNQSGQQQAGLSAGPPIASQQQAGLVSLNTSQTVSSPAPAASGSTVSCTSRFRVIKLDHGTGEPFRRGRWTCTEFYDKEPEGSVGKSGDSIRHASTTLDSTGERDSGLGHTVGSAADTTVSSARIISVETLPTQSVQHTGFSVRQQSLSGTQSAFSNSKPTGVQPLQTSTGGLPAPQAVLPVGQNGLPQTSVHLHKSPVMPPSYPAQQQLPMGHLLTGQPAALGQSQSEYYQPPGQGVLSAGQGASSVMTGATAGVSVPSQIGDVGGPLPTGPLLAQSVGNVPGSLLVSGSTLQTQYIAAGQPPLHGASPSSIQNVPANAVSSSVPSTMPTAVPSASSAAMPNVTSSVLPPAPFKTAVVQGIPAAGLGQVEVMSGRKSEGPHVPGKETVKPLMTDALQLSTPTVNSLFGIHIPVDGDEDRNPSKAFYQAFQSGSRLRDSKALSDSASGTNVVAIDNKIEQAMDLVKSHLMYAVREEVEVLKEQIKELFERNSVLERENAVLKSLANTEQLSQLSAQTSSTPPQPALLAPNPPLQTPLDPSQQLQPNVTSA; via the exons ATGTCGAAAATGCCGGCCAAGAAAAAGAGCTGTTTTCAGATCACGAGTGTCACCCAGGCCCAGGTGGCGGCCATAGGAGccgcagacgacacagagagcCTGGACGATCCGGACGAGTCGAGAACTGAGGACGTGTCTTCAGAAATCTACGACATGTCACGAGCGGAGTATGAGCCCGCCAGTGATAGAAGTCCATCTGAAGAACCCCAAAATAATGTGGAGGTAGAGGCACTAGCACACATACCTCAAGCGAGTCAGCTGTCAAACAAAGTGTCCAATCAAAGTGGCCAGCAGCAGGCAGGGCTTTCAGCTGGGCCACCCATTGCCTCTCAGCAACAGGCGGGCTTGGTGTCTCTGAACACATCACAAACCGTGTCCAGCCCGGCTCCTGCTGCCTCGGGCTCCACGGTGAGCTGCACATCACGCTTCAGAGTCATAAAACTTGACCATGGTACTGGGGAACCGTTTCGAAGAGGCAGGTGGACTTGCACAGAGTTTTATGACAAAGAGCCTGAGGGCTCAGTGGGAAAGTCTGGAGATAGCATACGACATGCCAGTACCACACTGGACTCCACTGGAGAGCGAGACAGTGGACTGGGACATACAGTTGGCTCAGCAGCAGACACAACGGTGTCTTCAGCCCGtatcatatctgtggagacatTACCCACACAATCAGTCCAGCACACAGGCTTCAGCGTCCGTCAGCAGAGCCTTAGTGGCACACAGAGTGCCTTCTCCAACAGCAAACCAACTGGTGTTCAGCCACTGCAGACCAGCACCGGAGGCCTCCCTGCACCTCAGGCTGTGCTCCCTGTGGGACAGAACGGGCTGCCTCAGACCAGTGTTCACTTACACAAGTCACCTGTCATGCCCCCTTCTTACCCTGCACAGCAGCAGCTTCCTATGGGCCACCTCCTGACAGGTCAGCCTGCAGCTCTGGGACAGAGCCAGTCAGAGTACTATCAGCCCCCAGGCCAGGGTGTCCTTTCTGCTGGACAAGGGGCTTCCTCAGTGATGACTGGAGCCACTGCTGGAGTTTCTGTGCCCAGTCAGATTGGGGATGTTGGGGGTCCTCTACCTACAGGACCACTTCTTGCACAGTCAGTGGGAAATGTTCCTGGTTCGTTATTGGTTAGTGGGTCTACTTTACAGACTCAGTACATTGCAGCGGGCCAGCCTCCACTGCATGGTGCATCACCATCCAGCATACAGAATGTGCCTGCCAATGCAGTGAGCTCCAGTGTGCCCAGCACCATGCCCACTGCTGTGCCGAGTGCCTCCAGTGCAGCCATGCCAAATGTGACCAGCTCTGTGTTGCCCCCCGCTCCGTTTAAGACTGCAGTGGTACAGGGGATCCCAGCTGCTGGCCTGGGACAAGTGGAGGTTATGAGCGGAAGAAAATCTGAGGGGCCTCATGTGCCTGGGAAGGAGACAGTGAAGCCTCTTATGACTGACGCCCTACAACTCTCCACACCCACTGTCAACAGCCTGTTTGGGATCCACATACCTGTGGATGGGGATGAGGACAG GAACCCCTCCAAGGCTTTCTACCAGGCCTTCCAGTCTGGCAGCAGATTAAGAGATTCAAAGGCCCTCAGTGATAG TGCCTCGGGAACCAATGTTGTTGCCATTGACAATAAAATTGAACAGGCAATG GACCTAGTGAAAAGCCATCTGATGTATGCAGTGCGTGAAGAGGTGGAGGTCTTAAAGGAACAGATCAAGGAGCTGTTTGAGAGGAACTCTGTTCTAGAGCGGGAGAACGCAGTGTTGAAGTCCTTGGCCAACACTGAGCAGCTGTCACAACTGTCTGCACAGACCAGCTCCACGCCTCCTCAGCCTGCGCTCCTTGCTCCCAACCCCCCTCTCCAGACTCCGCTTGACCCCAGCCAACAACTGCAACCCAATGTCACCTCAGCTTGA
- the LOC117385064 gene encoding UAP56-interacting factor-like isoform X2: MDKVDMSLDDIIRLNKKEQKLNKKQGTVNRRPVKKKGRLMQGKGVKPRSAPTTQRGVGLSQRGGPKLNRKVPNLPARRRGQAPGVVTGLASRRTGALLKRLGTINRTAAGSQGKRGFLTRAKTRPFIQNTVSTNQYRKPEGQRKTYRQPEPQRSPNPSTVKRPFQLRRRPLPSLQTQRDARQATFLFRRGLKIQAQVQKPNPPVRSRQWRTSTNNGILTVSIDNPSARTQPEPPTAYTLHPPAVRTAPVKLETVEKKIPKGVALQFDINSVAKPTSMTLNERFRILKDQRTAKAQHAKGNRFVTVG, from the exons atggaCAAGGTTGACATGTCATTAG ATGATATTATTCGTCTCAACAAAAAAGAGCAGAAATTGAACAAGAAACAAGGGACCGTGAATCGCAGACCAGTCAAGAAGAAAGGCCGTTTAATGCAAGGGAAAGGTGTCAAGCCCAGATCTGCTCCCACCACTCAGAGGG GAGTTGGTTTGTCTCAAAGAGGGGGGCCTAAACTCAACAGAAAGGTGCCTAACCTCCCAGCGCGGAGACGGGGACAGGCCCCGGGGGTCGTTACTGGGTTGGCATCCCGCAGGACCGGGGCGCTGCTTAAACGATTGGGGACGATCAACAGAACAGCAGCAGGATCTCAGGGGAAACGAGGTTTCTTAACG AGGGCAAAAACAAGGCCTTTTATTCAAAACACTGTCAGTACAAACCAGTACAGGAAACCAGAGGGGCAGCGGAAGACCTACAGACAGCCAGAACCACAAAGGAGTCCGAATCCTTCTACAGTGAAAAGGCCTTTCCAGCTTAGACGGAG ACCTTTGCCTTCGCTCCAGACTCAAAGGGATGCACGCCAAGCCACATTTCTGTTCCGCAGAGGACTTAAG ATTCAAGCTCAAGTCCAAAAACCAAATCCTCCAGTCAGGAGTCGACA GTGGCGTACATCTACCAATAATGGAATTCTGACAGTATCCATCGACAATCCATCTGCCAGAACTCAACCAGA GCCTCCCACAGCCTACACACTGCATCCTCCCGCTGTAAGAACTGCCCCAGTCAAGCTTGAGACAGTGGAAAAAAAGATCCCCAAAGGAGTGGCCCTGCAGTTTGATATCAACAGTGTTGCAAAGCCA ACGTCCATGACTTTAAATGAGCGTTTCCGGATCCTTAAGGACCAGCGCACGGCTAAAGCACAGCACGCTAAAGGCAATCGCTTTGTGACTGTAGGCTGA
- the LOC117385064 gene encoding UAP56-interacting factor-like isoform X1 — MDKVDMSLDDIIRLNKKEQKLNKKQGTVNRRPVKKKGRLMQGKGVKPRSAPTTQRGVGLSQRGGPKLNRKVPNLPARRRGQAPGVVTGLASRRTGALLKRLGTINRTAAGSQGKRGFLTRAKTRPFIQNTVSTNQYRKPEGQRKTYRQPEPQRSPNPSTVKRPFQLRRRPLPSLQTQRDARQATFLFRRGLKIQAQVQKPNPPVRSRQWRTSTNNGILTVSIDNPSARTQPEPPTAYTLHPPAVRTAPVKLETVEKKIPKGVALQFDINSVAKPQTSMTLNERFRILKDQRTAKAQHAKGNRFVTVG; from the exons atggaCAAGGTTGACATGTCATTAG ATGATATTATTCGTCTCAACAAAAAAGAGCAGAAATTGAACAAGAAACAAGGGACCGTGAATCGCAGACCAGTCAAGAAGAAAGGCCGTTTAATGCAAGGGAAAGGTGTCAAGCCCAGATCTGCTCCCACCACTCAGAGGG GAGTTGGTTTGTCTCAAAGAGGGGGGCCTAAACTCAACAGAAAGGTGCCTAACCTCCCAGCGCGGAGACGGGGACAGGCCCCGGGGGTCGTTACTGGGTTGGCATCCCGCAGGACCGGGGCGCTGCTTAAACGATTGGGGACGATCAACAGAACAGCAGCAGGATCTCAGGGGAAACGAGGTTTCTTAACG AGGGCAAAAACAAGGCCTTTTATTCAAAACACTGTCAGTACAAACCAGTACAGGAAACCAGAGGGGCAGCGGAAGACCTACAGACAGCCAGAACCACAAAGGAGTCCGAATCCTTCTACAGTGAAAAGGCCTTTCCAGCTTAGACGGAG ACCTTTGCCTTCGCTCCAGACTCAAAGGGATGCACGCCAAGCCACATTTCTGTTCCGCAGAGGACTTAAG ATTCAAGCTCAAGTCCAAAAACCAAATCCTCCAGTCAGGAGTCGACA GTGGCGTACATCTACCAATAATGGAATTCTGACAGTATCCATCGACAATCCATCTGCCAGAACTCAACCAGA GCCTCCCACAGCCTACACACTGCATCCTCCCGCTGTAAGAACTGCCCCAGTCAAGCTTGAGACAGTGGAAAAAAAGATCCCCAAAGGAGTGGCCCTGCAGTTTGATATCAACAGTGTTGCAAAGCCA CAGACGTCCATGACTTTAAATGAGCGTTTCCGGATCCTTAAGGACCAGCGCACGGCTAAAGCACAGCACGCTAAAGGCAATCGCTTTGTGACTGTAGGCTGA